One region of Pogona vitticeps strain Pit_001003342236 chromosome 1, PviZW2.1, whole genome shotgun sequence genomic DNA includes:
- the H3-3A gene encoding histone H3.3 encodes MARTKQTARKSTGGKAPRKQLATKAARKSAPSTGGVKKPHRYRPGTVALREIRRYQKSTELLIRKLPFQRLVREIAQDFKTDLRFQSAAIGALQEASEAYLVGLFEDTNLCAIHAKRVTIMPKDIQLARRIRGERA; translated from the exons ATGGCTCGTACCAAGCAAACTGCCCGTAAATCCACCGGTGGGAAGGCGCCCAGGAAGCAACTCGCGACAAAAGCCGCTCGCAAGAGTGCGCCCTCTACTGGTGGGGTCAAGAAACCTCATCGCTACAG GCCAGGTACTGTGGCTCTTCGTGAAATCAGGCGTTATCAGAAGTCAACTGAACTTCTGATCCGCAAACTTCCTTTCCAGCGCCTGGTGCGTGAAATTGCTCAGGACTTCAAAACAGATCTGCGTTTCCAGAGCGCAGCTATTGGTGCTTTGCAG gAGGCAAGTGAGGCCTACCTGGTTGGCCTGTTTGAAGACACCAACCTTTGTGCTATCCACGCCAAACGTGTCACAATCATGCCAAAAGATATCCAGCTAGCACGCCGCATACGTGGAGAGCGTGCTTAA